GCGGGGTTGAGGATGTCCCCGCGTTCACCCCCGGTCAGGGTCACCACCATGACCCGGGCGCCTTCGGCGGCGTACCGGGCGGTGGTCGCCGCCCCCTTGCTCGACTCGTCATCGGGGTGGGCGTGCACAGCCATCAAGCGCAGTTCAGTCATCGTGCCCCATCCAACGGCTCATATCGTCTGACAACGACGGCCGCTCTCCCTTCATGCCCACCGCTCTATAGTTCCAGTTCTAGTAGAACCGACCGACCGACGGGCACCCAAAACCTTGACCATCGACCGCCCCACCGCCCGTTACGGGCGGCAGAAAATGTCCCGACGCACTCGCCGACGCGTGGTGATCGGCCTGTTCATGCTGATTGTGACGGTAGGCGTGGTGATCGCGCTCATCGCCTTCCAGCGCTTCGGCACCGGCGAGGTCAAAGGCGAGCTCGGCGGGTACAAGCTGATCGACGACCAGACCGTCGCGGTGACCATCACCGTCACCCGTTCCGATCCGTCGGTGCCGGCGGTCTGCATCGTGCGGGCCCGTTCCATCGACGGCGACGAGACCGGGCGCCGGGAAATCCTGGTGCCGCCGTCCACCGAGAAGTCGGTGGTGATCGATGCCGTGGTCAAGTCCACGAAACCGCCGGTCGTCGGCGATATCTACGGCTGCGGCACCGACGTGCCGGCGTACCTGACGAGACCCTGACCACGTCCTGAAAACGTCCTGAAGACGAACGACCGACCACAAAATTGTGGAAACCGGTTGACCCGGCGGTGGTAAGCTCGGGCAATACACGGTTCCGGCTGGAGCCGTGTATTGCTGCATTAGCGCGCTGCATGCGCCTGCGATCGCGGCGGTACACGACCTTCCCACGCGACACATCGCGAGAGAAATGATCAACGACAGGAGCGCGAGGACATGACCGACACCCAGGTCACCTGGCTGACCGAAGAAGCTTTCGAGCGCCTGAAGGCCGAGCTGGACCAGCTGATCGCCAACCGTCCCGTGATCGCTGCCGAGATCAACGACCGCCGTGAAGAGGGCGACCTGCGCGAGAACGGCGGCTACCACGCCGCACGTGAGCAGCAGGGCCAGGAGGAAGCACGCATCCGGCAGCTCCAGGAGCTGCTGAACAACGCCAAGGTCGGCGAGGCACCCAAGCAGTCCGGTGTCGCCCTGCCCGGTTCGGTGGTCAAGGTGCAGTACGGCGATGACCCCGACGACACCGAGACCTTCCTGATCGCCACCCGCCAGGAGGGCGTCAGCGACGGCAAGCTCGAGGTGTACTCGCCGAAGTCGCCGCTGGGCGAGGCGCTGCTCGACGCCAAGGTCGGCGACAGCCGCAGCTTCACGATCCCCAACGGCAGCACCGTCACGGTGAAGCTGCTCAGCGCGGAGCCCTACCACGCCTGAGTCGGTCTGCGCGGCTGGGCGCTAGGTTTCTCCGGTGGCCCAGATCGCCGAAGACCTGCTTCTCCTGCTGCTCGACAACGCGTCGGCGCAACCCGGTCTGGACCGGCAGCGCAGGCAACGGGTGCTCAGCGCTGCGGTGCTGCTGGACCTGGCCTGGGCGTGCCGGATCCGACCGGCGGTCGACGGCGACCCCGTCGAACCCGGCCGCCTCATCGCACTGACCGCGACGGGCCCACTGGACCCGGTCACCGGTCCGGCCATGGCATTGCTCTCGCAGCGCCCGCTACGCCCGGGCACAGCCATCGCCAAGCTGAGCAGACGCACCGAGGATCAGCTCCTCGAGCACCTGCAACGGTGCGGGCAGATACGTCGTATCCCGTTGCCGTCCAAGGGCTTCAAGAAAACTGCCGCGTTCCCGCTGCAACGCAGGGACCGGGTGGACGCTGCCCGCGCGGCGCTGCTGGCGGCGCTGTTCGAGCGTCGCCCGCCGACTCCGTCGACCGCCGCGATCATCGCGCTGCTGCATGCCGCCGACGGCCTGGGTGCGCTGCTGAGCCTCAACGACCGGGGCTGGCGCTGGGTGCATGCCCGGGCCGGCGAGATCGCCCTCGGTAGCTGGGTGGACGAATCGCCCACCGCGCTGCCGGAGGTCAACCTGGCCGTCACGGCCTCGGCGTTGCGCCCGGCACTGAGCGCCCGGTAGCCGCGCTCAGCGCAGCGCCTGCTCCAGATCGCCGAGCAGATCGGCGGCCTCCTCGATGCCCACCGAGAGCCGGACCAGATCCTCGGGCACCTCCAGTTGCGAACCCGCGGTGGACGCGTGCGTCATCGCGCCGGGGTGCTCGATCAACGACTCCACCCCGCCCAGAGATTCAGCGAGAATGAAAATCTCGGTGCGGGCGCAGAACTGCTGGGCAGCCGCCCGCCCGCCACGCAGCCGCACCGACACCATGCCGCCGAATCCGGACATCTGCTTGGCCGCGACCTCGTGGTTGGGATGGCTGGGCAGGCCCGGGTACAGCACGCTCTCGATCGCCGGGTGCTCGGACAGGAATTCGGCGACCTTGGCGGCGTTCTCGCTGTGCCGCTGCATGCGCAGTACCAGGGTCTTGAGCCCGCGCATGGTCAGGTAGGCGTCGAACGGGCCCGGTACGGCCCCGGCCCCGTTCTGCAGGAACGCGAACGCGGTGTCGAGTTCCTCATCGCTGGTGAGCAGCGCACCGCCGACCACATCGGAATGCCCGCCGATGTACTTCGTCGTCGAGTGCAACACGATGTCGGCGCCGAGAGTCAGCGGCTGCTGCAGCGCCGGGGAGGCAAACGTGTTGTCCACCAACAACTTCGCGCCGGCCTTGCGGGACAGTTCGGCGATGCCGGCGATATCGGCGATGGTCAGCAGCGGGTTGGTGGGGGTCTCGACCCAGACCAGCTTGGTCTGGTCGGTGATCGCGGCCGCGACGGCGTCCAGGTCGGACAGGGCGGCCGGGGTGTACTGGATCCCCCACTGGGTGAACACCTTGTCGATCAGCCGGAAGGTGCCGCCGTAGGCGTCGTCGGGGATGACGACGTGGTCGCCGGGCCGCAGCACCGCGCGCAGGGCGCAGTCGGTGGCGGCCATGCCCGAGGCGAAGGCCCGGCCGTAGTCGGCCGCCTCGACGGCGGCCAGCGAGGCCTCGAGCGCCGCCCGGGTCGGGTTACCGGTGCGGGCGTACTCGAATCCGCCGCGCAGTCCGCCGACGCCGTCCTGGGCGAAGGTGGAACTCGCGTAGATCGGGGCGTTGACGGCGCCGGTGGCGGCATCGGGCCGGAACCCGGCGTGGATGGCCCGGGTCGCCAGACCTTGCCAACGGTGTGCGTCGTGAGAGCTGCGCTGTTCACCCATACCGATCAGGGTAGTGCCGCCCGGAAAACGCGAAACGGGGTGGACCGGTGTCAGCCGTTCGGACGATTGTCGCCACTCGGACACCGTGACAGCATGCTGTCCCACCAGGCTGGCAAACCGCCGTCCCGGCGTGCCGAACCCGCGGGGACGTGCCCTGCAGGTTGCGCACTGGCCACACCCGCAGGCAATGGGCGGCGAAGGGATTTGGGTGACGTCGATATTGCGTGTCGGTGATGGGTCGACCTTCGCTTTGGGGCAGGTTCTGGCGCGTGCCGGCGAGGGCACCATCCACGAAGTCGTCGGCAGGCCCGACCGAGTGGCCAAGATTTTTCACAGCGATCTCAAGGATTTGCCGGCCAAACGGGCGAAAGTGGCCTCGATGGCGGCGTCTCCGCCCGAAGGTGCTGTGCAATCGGACGGGTTCGTTGTGCTCACGTGGCCATTGGACGTCGTCGACGGCGACGGCGTCACGGGCTACGTCATGTCCCGCGTAGACACGTCGAACGCGGTCGAGATCCATTCCGTGAGCAATCCGACCGACAGGATGAGCCCTCTTCCGACCGCCCCGCAGTGGACTCCCCACGTCAAGTGGCACCACCTGGTGAGTGTGGCGGCCAACCTGTGCCTGGCTGTCGAGACGGTACACAAGGTGGACGCCGTCATCGGCGACTTTCAAGAACGCAACATCCTGGTCAATGACACGACCCGGGTCACCCTGGTGGACTGCGACTCGATGCAGTTCACCGATAAGCAGGGGC
This region of Mycolicibacterium diernhoferi genomic DNA includes:
- a CDS encoding DUF4307 domain-containing protein, which translates into the protein MSRRTRRRVVIGLFMLIVTVGVVIALIAFQRFGTGEVKGELGGYKLIDDQTVAVTITVTRSDPSVPAVCIVRARSIDGDETGRREILVPPSTEKSVVIDAVVKSTKPPVVGDIYGCGTDVPAYLTRP
- the greA gene encoding transcription elongation factor GreA — protein: MTDTQVTWLTEEAFERLKAELDQLIANRPVIAAEINDRREEGDLRENGGYHAAREQQGQEEARIRQLQELLNNAKVGEAPKQSGVALPGSVVKVQYGDDPDDTETFLIATRQEGVSDGKLEVYSPKSPLGEALLDAKVGDSRSFTIPNGSTVTVKLLSAEPYHA
- a CDS encoding cystathionine gamma-synthase: MGEQRSSHDAHRWQGLATRAIHAGFRPDAATGAVNAPIYASSTFAQDGVGGLRGGFEYARTGNPTRAALEASLAAVEAADYGRAFASGMAATDCALRAVLRPGDHVVIPDDAYGGTFRLIDKVFTQWGIQYTPAALSDLDAVAAAITDQTKLVWVETPTNPLLTIADIAGIAELSRKAGAKLLVDNTFASPALQQPLTLGADIVLHSTTKYIGGHSDVVGGALLTSDEELDTAFAFLQNGAGAVPGPFDAYLTMRGLKTLVLRMQRHSENAAKVAEFLSEHPAIESVLYPGLPSHPNHEVAAKQMSGFGGMVSVRLRGGRAAAQQFCARTEIFILAESLGGVESLIEHPGAMTHASTAGSQLEVPEDLVRLSVGIEEAADLLGDLEQALR
- a CDS encoding GOLPH3/VPS74 family protein; its protein translation is MAQIAEDLLLLLLDNASAQPGLDRQRRQRVLSAAVLLDLAWACRIRPAVDGDPVEPGRLIALTATGPLDPVTGPAMALLSQRPLRPGTAIAKLSRRTEDQLLEHLQRCGQIRRIPLPSKGFKKTAAFPLQRRDRVDAARAALLAALFERRPPTPSTAAIIALLHAADGLGALLSLNDRGWRWVHARAGEIALGSWVDESPTALPEVNLAVTASALRPALSAR